From Kitasatospora sp. MAP12-44:
ACCCGCACCGTCTCATCGCCGCCGCTGGTGATCGCGACGGGACGGCCGTCGAGCAACGCCGTCGCCACCGTCGCCACCGCAGCTGTGTGGCCGGTGAGGGGTTGGCCGATCTGCCGGCCGGTGGTCAGGTCCCATATCCGCACGGTCCGGTCAGAACTGCCGGTGACGGCCACGGGGCGGCCGTCGAGCACCGCCGTCGCCACCGCGCACACCTCGCCGGTGTGGGCGGCGAGGGGTTGGCCGATCTGCCGGCCGGTGGTCAGGTCCCATACCCGCGCGGTCCGGTCAGAACTGCCGGTGATGGCCACGGGGCGGCCGTCGACCACCGCTGTCGCCACCGCCAGCAACGGTTCGGTGTGGGCGGTCGGAATACGACGCAGGGACCGGTCGAGCTGGGAGCCGGTGGCCCACTCGACGCCCCACGCTGCGGCGGGTTCGTCCTCCACCGGTACCGCGGTGATCCGTGCCGACAGCTCCCGGTCCCCGTAACGGGCCGCGTCCAGCGCCAGCAGCTGTCGGCGTACCCCCGCAGTGACGTCACGATGCAGGTGTGTCGAGGCGCGGTACACCGACGCGGTCAATCGCGCCGCCGGACCCGACGCCGCATCCAGCAACGCCATCACCGATCCCGGGTCCGCGTTCACCAGGAACCCCGGATCGGCCAACTGCCCAACGGACACGGCGGATTCAGCACTCGGACGGATGTCCCGCAGATCATCAGACATGACCGGCACAGTAGCCGTACCCAGCACCGCAGCACCGCAGCACCGAGACATACGACAGCCAGAACCCCCGCCTGCACATGGCAGGGCACCGCCAGGACGCGAGCGCAGGCACACGACGGCCGCAAACCGCACCAAGAGCCCACTGGGTGAGCTGTCAGCTCGTGCTGAGTGGCGCGGTCTGCTCAGCGTCGAGCTGGTGGTCAGCCCAGACGTAGCTTTCGGGAAGCAGGTCGGTGATGGAAACGGTCCGGAGGCGGTCGTCCGCACCGACGATGACCTTGAGGGTCGGGAAGTAGTCGAGGAGGGCCTGGCGGCATCGACCGCACGGGGGAACGACACCCCGATCGCGGTCGCCCACGGCGACGATCGTGTCCAGCTCGTAGACGCCTTGGGCGGCTGCCGCGCCGATGAGGACCAGCTCGGCGCAGGGGCCTCCCGTGAAGTGGTAGGCGTTCACCGCGGTGACGATCCGGCCGTCCAGGGCGCGGGCCGCGGCAGCCATCGTGTGGTTGTCGCCCCGGCAGCGGGTGCGCGCGACGTGGGCCGCGGCCTGGATGAGTTCGTGGTC
This genomic window contains:
- a CDS encoding cytidine deaminase; its protein translation is MTTQTHDVDHELIQAAAHVARTRCRGDNHTMAAAARALDGRIVTAVNAYHFTGGPCAELVLIGAAAAQGVYELDTIVAVGDRDRGVVPPCGRCRQALLDYFPTLKVIVGADDRLRTVSITDLLPESYVWADHQLDAEQTAPLSTS